From the Brassica napus cultivar Da-Ae chromosome A8, Da-Ae, whole genome shotgun sequence genome, one window contains:
- the LOC125577008 gene encoding dof zinc finger protein DOF1.6-like has protein sequence MPSESNQTRPARVQGSTAAYPPPNMAEPLPCPRCNSIITKFCYYNNYNLLQPRYFCKSCRRYWTQGGTLRDVPVGGGTRRSSSKRNRSFSSNATTASSSSSSSCSASVITMSQGTVTNEAKGSNLNSGHGSFASLLSEQSDGAAFLALGSGTGGLDYEFGYGYGLEDMSIGCCLN, from the coding sequence ATGCCGTCGGAATCGAACCAAACCCGACCCGCCAGAGTTCAGGGCTCTACGGCGGCTTACCCACCGCCGAATATGGCCGAGCCGCTGCCTTGTCCTCGCTGCAACTCCATCATCACCAAGTTCTGTTACTACAACAACTACAACCTCTTACAGCCTCGTTACTTCTGCAAATCCTGCCGCCGTTACTGGACTCAAGGTGGCACACTCCGAGACGTTCCCGTCGGCGGTGGAACAAGACGGAGCTCTTCCAAACGCAACCGCTCTTTCTCCTCCAACGCCACTactgcctcctcctcctcctcctcttcatgCTCTGCTTCCGTCATCACGATGAGTCAAGGAACGGTCACAAACGAAGCAAAGGGTAGTAATCTGAATTCAGGTCACGGAAGTTTTGCGTCTCTGTTAAGCGAGCAGAGCGATGGAGCAGCGTTTCTGGCGTTGGGAAGTGGAACTGGTGGGTTGGATTATGAGTTCGGGTACGGGTACGGTTTGGAGGATATGAGTATTGGGTGTTGTTTAAACTGA
- the LOC111208502 gene encoding transmembrane protein 147 isoform X2, whose translation MTLFHFFNCAILTFGPHAVYYSATPLSEYDTLGTSVKAALVYLATALVKLICLATFLQVSETQVFDPYQEALKAMIGFIDVAGLYFALAQLTHRNISQNHKFQAVGLGWAFADAVLHRLAPLWVFTISLAALGSLMWLRKNKPKTMILIIYTCALIIATMPSITSYLKRVMGWHFPKIVGFEMLTSLVMAFISCQLFILCQRPSL comes from the exons ATGACGCTTTTCCACTTCTTCAACTGTGCGATTCTCACATTTGGACCCCACGCCGTCTACTACTCCGCCACTCCTTT ATCTGAATATGACACTCTTGGAACCTCCGTGAAGGCTGCTCTTGTCTACCTTGCCACAGCTTTGGTTAAG CTTATTTGTTTGGCAACTTTTCTGCAAGTATCTGAGACTCAAGTATTCGACCCATACCAG GAAGCACTGAAAGCAATGATTGGCTTCATCGATGTTGCTGGTCTTTATTTTGCTCTGGCTCAGTTAACACACAGGAACATCTCCCAGAACCACAAGTTTCAAGCTGTTGGCCTTG gATGGGCATTTGCAGATGCTGTTTTACACAGGTTGGCACCTCTTTGG GTGTTCACGATATCTTTAGCTGCTCTAGGTTCGTTGATGTGGCTACGCAAGAACAAGCCAAAGACAATGATCCTCATCATATACACGTGTGCACTGATCATCGCCACTATGCCTTCAATCACAAGCTATCTTAAGAGAGTCATGGGATGGCATTTCCCAAAAATTGTTGGGTTTGAGATGTTAACTTCTCTGGTTATGGCTTTCATTAGTTGTCAGCTCTTCATCCTCTGTCAGAGACCGTCTTTGTGA
- the LOC111208502 gene encoding transmembrane protein 147 isoform X1, producing MTLFHFFNCAILTFGPHAVYYSATPLSEYDTLGTSVKAALVYLATALVKLICLATFLQVSETQVFDPYQEALKAMIGFIDVAGLYFALAQLTHRNISQNHKFQAVGLGWAFADAVLHRLAPLWVGARGLEFTWDYVLQGLEANANLVFTISLAALGSLMWLRKNKPKTMILIIYTCALIIATMPSITSYLKRVMGWHFPKIVGFEMLTSLVMAFISCQLFILCQRPSL from the exons ATGACGCTTTTCCACTTCTTCAACTGTGCGATTCTCACATTTGGACCCCACGCCGTCTACTACTCCGCCACTCCTTT ATCTGAATATGACACTCTTGGAACCTCCGTGAAGGCTGCTCTTGTCTACCTTGCCACAGCTTTGGTTAAG CTTATTTGTTTGGCAACTTTTCTGCAAGTATCTGAGACTCAAGTATTCGACCCATACCAG GAAGCACTGAAAGCAATGATTGGCTTCATCGATGTTGCTGGTCTTTATTTTGCTCTGGCTCAGTTAACACACAGGAACATCTCCCAGAACCACAAGTTTCAAGCTGTTGGCCTTG gATGGGCATTTGCAGATGCTGTTTTACACAGGTTGGCACCTCTTTGGGTTGGTGCTCGAGGACTGGAGTTCACTTGGGATTATGTTTTGCAAGGGCTTGAAGCCAATGCGAATTtg GTGTTCACGATATCTTTAGCTGCTCTAGGTTCGTTGATGTGGCTACGCAAGAACAAGCCAAAGACAATGATCCTCATCATATACACGTGTGCACTGATCATCGCCACTATGCCTTCAATCACAAGCTATCTTAAGAGAGTCATGGGATGGCATTTCCCAAAAATTGTTGGGTTTGAGATGTTAACTTCTCTGGTTATGGCTTTCATTAGTTGTCAGCTCTTCATCCTCTGTCAGAGACCGTCTTTGTGA